Below is a genomic region from Brassica oleracea var. oleracea cultivar TO1000 chromosome C9, BOL, whole genome shotgun sequence.
TTTAATTTTAATTTGGTGATTGGAAACAGAACGGGGCTCTAGCGGAGGCGATAAGAATATGGAAGAGAAACTCGGACAAGGAATTTGAAGGAGTAGAGGACTGTCCGATATGTTACAGTGTGATCCACACAGTGAATCACAGCCTTCCAAGGCGGGCTTGCGTGACATGCAAATACAAGTTCCACAAAGCATGTTTAGACAAGTGGTTCCTTACCTCTCATAAGAAAGTCTGCCCCTTGTGCCAGTCTCCTTGCTGATTGAAAAAAACGGAGCGGAGGTTATGTTTTGTGACATTAGTGTGTGAGTTTTGCTTTTAACACAAACACTCTTCTTACTTTTTTTTACTTTCCATCAAAGAGAGTTTGAGGAGGAACGTAGGTCGCATTGATATACAGAGATTTACATGATGTGTTGAGTTTTGTTCGGAAAGAATAAATGATTTTCAGTATACATGTGGAAGATGGTGAAAAGGATAATAATATATATAGAAAAGCTTTACTTCCCCTCTTTCTCTGTCGTATCTGCCTTTGGGTCAGTAGCAGGGTGTACTCATGGATTGTCTTCCTCAGGCGACCTCGTCTCTCAGCTCATTCTATTCTTTCTCAGCTTACTCTGGCTGCTCAGTTTCGCTTAACATTAACTAAATACGACACTCAGTCCATGATGTTAACCTAAGTAAGTTCTCAGTCATGTCTGAGTGCATAGTGTGTATACTTGCTTTCATTTGACATATTGTTTTCCAAGTAAATATGTTAAAAGACCATCACCGCTAGGCCTGGGCGTTCGGGTACCTGTTGGCGTTCGGGTCGGATTTTTCGGATTTCGGTTCTTTTTTATAACACTTCCTAGGTCCCATTCTAGTAAATTTGCAAGTACGGGTCGGGTTCGGATATAACACATCGGGTTCGGGTCGGTTTTGTATCACATCATAGAACCCATAAAGTAACCATATATCATTCGGATTCGGGTTAATATCGGATCGGTTCGGATATACCTGAAATAAAATCTAAAATTTAAAAGCAAAACATAAGAAATATATACTTATTTATATATAATTAAGTACTTAAAGTGGTTATTTAAATTTTAAATACTTATTGTTAGATACCATATAAAAATAAATATGAAATTGAATATTTGAAGTATATATTCATGTTTTATATAATTACATTGTATATTAGTTTGGACATTCGGACCGGTTTCTTCGGATATTTTTTCGGATTTTTTGGTTTTTTTTTGGGTTTTCGGGTTACCCGTTCGGGTTCGGTTAATAACACTTCGGGTTCGGATATGTTTTGTACCACCTTACGAAATCCATTCGGATATTTTTTACATTTTGGACCGGATACGCATCAGGTTTTTCGGTTCGGATTTCAGATTATGGATTTTACGCCCATGCCTAAACACCGCTAATGTAGGAAACGTAGGATATATATGAAATCGATTTATTTACCATCATTGTGTGTATTTGTACATGAGCCTCCTTCATAGGTACAATTCAATATGCCGTAAGTTTATGTTTCTTCACCGAAGCAGAGATGACAAGTGGAAGGGACTACTAAAACGGCACCGTTCAGTAGGTCCATTTTACTTAAAACCCATAAGGCTTAAATAAAGTTTGGATAAATGGGCCGAGCCCTAAAGAAATTGTTGAAGAGGGTTAGATGGAATAGGGTATTTAAACAAAATTAGGGTTTCACTCGTTTTCTCTCTCTCTCTCTCTCTCTCTCACAACTTTCACTAGTCGTCTGAATCGGAGCTACGCTTGCAAACTCCAATCATGGTTAGTCATCCTCTCTCTCTTTATTCTAGTGACTGTTTACATCTTTGATGGTTTCATAGTTTGATTCCCTGGAGCTTTGTGTTAGTGACTTAGACTATCGTTAACTTAGCTTTCGTAGCAACAATCTGATTGTGTGCATCAGGGTGGTTTTTCTTTAGATCTGGCTTACTTAGATCTCATTGCCGCTCTAGTTCATGATGGAATCTCTTTAGCACTTGAAATGTCATTTCTATCGATCTAACATATGCATTTGTTGTTCTGTTAATTGTACAGGCGAGAGGTTTGAAGAAGCATTTGAAGAGGCTCAATGCCCCTAAGCATTGGATGCTTGACAAACTCGGTGGTGCTTTTGTATGTCTTCTGCACTCTCTCTCTCTCTCTCTTCTTGTCTCCATGTATATATATATATATATATATATCTCATTGCTCGCATTGGCTTCACACAGGCCCCCAAGCCATCTTCTGGACCCCACAAGTCGAGGGAGTGCCTTCCCCTCGTTCTTATCATCAGGAACAGGTTGAAGTACGCTCTCACCTACCGTGAGGTCATCTCCATCTTGATGCAAAGGCATATCCAGGTTGATGGCAAGGTCAGGACTGACAAGACCTACCCTGCTGGTTTCATGGATGTTGTCTCTATCCCCAAGACTAACGAGAACTTCCGTCTTCTCTATGACACCAAGGGACGTTTCCGTCTCCACTCCATCAGGGATGAGGAAGCAAAGGTTTTTTTGATCTCTCTCTCTCTCGTGTCATCGTTTATAGTACTAATGTTTGACGTGTATGTATACTAACAAGATTTGTTTTTTTTTTTGCTCTATATTTAGTTTAAGCTTTGCAAGGTTCGAACTATCCAGGTCGGACAGAAGGGTATTCCTTACCTGAACACATACGATGGTCGCACCATCCGTTACCCTGACCCACTCATCAAGCCTAATGACACCATCAAGCTCGACCTGGAGGAGAACAAGATTGTGGACTCCATCAAGTTTGATGTCGGCAATGTTGTGATGGTGACTGGAGGAAGAAACAGAGGGCGTGTTGGTGTGATTAAGAACCGTGAGAAGCATAAGGGAAGCTTCGAGACAATCCACATCCAAGACTCTACAGGACATGAGTTTGCAACACGGTTGGGAAATGTCTTCACCCTCGGCAAAGGAACTAAGCCCTGGGTTTCTCTTCCTAAGGGTAAAGGTATTAAGCTCACCATCATCGAGGAAGCCAGGAAGAGGCTCGCTGGCCAACAAGCTGCTTAAGTTTTCTGACTTTCAGCTCTTTATCATGTCGTTTTAGATGACTTTTGTTTCCTTAGACTCTCACTTTGCATCTTTTGGTTTGCTACTCAGTTTTGAAACTGATGCTATTTTATATATTTTAAGAGTTTTAAAACATGATCTAGTACAACACAAGAACAACACTGTCCAATCGATATATTATACCAAACCTATGGAAGACTTTCACTATTAGTCATTTGCAGTTTGTTTGTTACAAACTAATACTATGTTACAGAGCTATGATAACTGTCGTTGTCCCCGTGAACAGCTCGTTGATTCGCTCCTCTTATGTCCCATAATGATCCGTCTGCGTTTTGGTTAATATTGAGGGCACACATACATTAAGTATTGAGTTAAAACATTAGAGCTGTCTTCTCAGTTTTGACACTTATATTTAATGTATCTGTCTCGTCAAATACCAACGAGCACCCGACATGTATAGATGGTGAATTGGTGAGTAACGCTAAAGAGAAACAATTTACAGCAACTAAAAGAAACACCCGAGACAAACGTTTTGCTGAACTCTATCAGATAGATACAACAGATGAACAAACAAAAAAACAAGAAAATACATTAGTTCGACACCCATTATTAGTTTATCACGGTATTTTGATTCTGTGTCAAACATGGAATTGGTATGATTATGCCAAAATGAACATCATTCGCTCTTTCTTTTTTCTGTGTTTGTTAGCTGCTCTGCTTCTCTCTGTCGTATTGGCTCGTCTCTTCTGCAGCCTTTGCCCACACGTTGCTAATTTTCTCTGCGTATCCAACCTGCAACCACAACAAACACAAGTATTTATTTCAGAAACTCGACTCTGTTTCATTACTGGCAGATTTTATTAGCTCCTACTTCCTCTTCACCGATATTATCATTCAAAGCACTCATCATTCACTAGCCTGTAAGAGATCCACCGTCTCATTATAATCTATTTTTCAACTTCATTACTCTTAAAAGCTCATTAGGAATGGAGCTACACTACCTTTTATGCTTAACCTTCAAAATCTCCTTACCATTAATTACTCATTCTACATAGAAAACTTTCGCTGAGCAATAAGGAAAGGCTGAAGGCTTCATAAAAAGCTAATGTGCTGAATAATATTAACGTACCTGGTTAACAACAAAACCCTTCATCATGTTCATGAAGTCTGCACGCCTTTCTCCATCCAACCTCTCCACCTCAGATCGGTTGTTATCCTGCAATAATACAAATTTACACAAGAGCACGATCAAAAAAACTTCATATCATGTTGGTACATCAGCACAAGCTTTCATATGCAATGGTTATTACTAAATACCTTGATCCTTTCATACTCTCTGATGGCAACATTTTTTGCATCTTCAGTGACCTTGATGGTTTCTTTTAACTCTTCTATTTTCCGGATCCTTGATTTGTCACCACCAAATACCTTTGATGATGCAGCCTCTAGCTTTTCAGCTCTTGCTTGCAGCGAAGAAAGCTCTGATAGAAGCGTCTGCACTGTCAGTAAAGCACTAGATCTATCTGCAAATGCGACTTGGACAGCCATCATCATGCCAAGGTACTCATGTAGTGTGTCCTGTAATGAACAATTCAGAGAAAAGAACAGCTCTTAGTGAAGCTAAAAGTCCAGTACAGTTACAAGCCGATACACACTAAGCATGAGAGATTTCATGTGAATTCCTTAAATCAAAACAAACATCTTTTCAGACATGGAAAGGGAAACAACACTTCATTTGATTCACATGTAGAAGACATATGGGCATTTTCTGTAGCTGGATATAAATTTACCAAATGTTTGACAGTCTGGGAATTCAACTCCCTATAAAATCTGCTTGCTTTTACAGCCGCAGTGGCTAGATTCTTCATATCAGTAGCACGAGTTCTTTGGGAGTTGAAAACAGCTTCTTCGTTCTCGAACTTTGTCAGCTTAATGAATGCTAACCCCAGTTCACCCATGGTTTCCCCCATGTCTTGCTGTGCCTTCACAAGGGATTCAGCCTACAAATATAATCCACAAAACGGTTTGTTCCAAACAGAATACAACATATGATGTATAAATCAACTAACAAGGATGACACTTTTACCTGCTGTGAGGAGTTGATAATTTGTTGCTCAAGATCAAGCATCTTCTCCTTCTTCTCCAAAAACTCTTTATCTTCTTCAACAACCGCTGGTTTCGACCCACCCCAGTCATTAGAAACCGACTGCCTCAGCTCCTTAAACAATCTCAGCAGATCCCTACCTCCTCTAGCAGGCTGAACCACCTCATGCACCGGCACCGCAGATGCCCCACCTTCACCAAACAGCTGCTTCGGAAGCTTCACAGCGCCGTCCAACATCCTCGAGGCCACATCAGTACTCATCGGCAGCGGCAACTTCCCTTGCACCTGAAGAAACACTTTCAGCTCATCGCTCTTCCTGATAACAGGGTGTGCGCTGAGCCTCCGCAAGTACTTCTCCAACGCAACTCTCCTCTGCTCCACAAACTCTTGCTTCTGCATAACCTGACTCTCTACCACGCTCTTGTCCGGCCTCGGTGGGATGCAGAACCCTCTGTACGACTCAGCCAATCGATCTGCCAACGTAACAACATCTCTAAACCTTCTTCGCACGCTGGACTCCGATACACCGAAGTCAGGGAGATTCGTCCTCGTCGTGATCTGATACGTGATGTAAGTGTTTCCTCCCACGATGGAATTCGAAGTCTCCTGCTCTTTCTGAGGGTTCGATACGGTGATCTTGATGTAATCGGAGCTTGACGAAGAAGGAGATCTCGATAGTGAATCTGGGGATAGACTGCTATCCTCGCCGCCGTTGATCTCGCTATCGGAGGTCTCATCGAAAGGGCTGAAGATAACATCGGCGTAAGACGGCGGCTCGATGTAGGAGGACGGCGCAGTAAGTGGATCAGAATCAGCCGGAGTCAGGACGGTAGGAAGCGGCGAGAGAGGGTCGTGAACGGTGGAGAGTGTTGACATCGCGCTGCGATAAGCAGAGTTCGATGAATCGCCGTTGACATCGCCGGTTCCGTCGCCGTTAAGGACGAGATTCTCCATCTCCTCCTTCGGTACTTTGAGATTGGTCTCTTCGAACCCGTCGGCATTCTCCGATCCCATCATCTTTTCTTCTCCGGGGTAACAAAAAAAGATCGATTAGGGTTTGACGATCTGGGAAGAAACGGAGAGATTCCTGCGCCGGTGGCTAATCGCATTAAAAGACACCGGACTCGCTAAGATGCGCAGGTGGGGTTATGAGAGAGAAGACTAACATGCGCACCGCGTCGGGTCAGGGATGGCACGTGAAGTGGGGTTAAAAAAGTCTCGCCATTTGACAATTGCCAATGCGTAACATGTGATGTGAAGAATCTGTCAACGTGATTCACCGATGGGCTTACTGAGGCCCATTTAAAAGCCCAATAAGTTTAATTCCTGACGGTAATAGCAATATCGCCGCGACCAAACGGATTGATTAGGTTTTCATTTGGTTCTTAATCTGCAAGAGGTTCTCTCTGATCGTCGTCGTATCCTGTCTTAACCGCAACTGTATCTCGGTCAACTGATAACTCACTTCTTTTTCCCGACAAACTATGGCTTCCAAATTCGGGTTAGCAGGTGGAATACCGGAGCGTCGTGTCCGACCAATCTGGGACGCAATCGACTCTCGTCAGTTCAAGAACGCTCTCAAGCTCCTCACTTCGCTTCTCTCCAAGTACCCGAAGTCACCTTATGCTTTAGTAAGTTATCGTACAATCATCGGTTTCGCTTTTCTCTTCTTTCTGTAATCTTTAAACGGGAGTGTTGTTGCATTTGATAGGCGCTTAAAGCTCTGATTCATGAGAGGATGGGGAAGCCAGATGAGGCGCTGACTGTTTGCTTGGATGCTAAGGAGCTTTTGTATAAAGATGATTCGTCGTTGATGGATGATCTTACGCTCAGCACATTGCAAATTGTGTTTCAGAGACTTGATCACTGTAAGTGCCCTTCTTATAAAGAAGAGTTTAGAAGCTTGGTTATATCTAATTCGTTTGTTTTTGATGTGATCAGTGGACTTGGCTACTGGTTGTTACGCTCATGCCTGTGGTAGATTCCCTAATAATCTGGAGCTTATGATGGGGCTCTTTAATTGCTATGTTCGTGAATATTCATTTGTGAAGCAGCAGCTGGTTGGTCTTTCTGCTGGTGAACAGTTTATCAGTCTTTATTTCCCTTTTCTTATGTCTTGTTCTGTGACAGACAGCCATAAAAATGTACAAACTTGCCGGAGAAGAAAGGTTCTTGCTGTGGGCAGTTTGTAGCATCCAGTTACAGGTGCAGCCACCGTCTATCCTGCTATTGTTTAGCCTTTTGGTACTCTATTTCTAAGTTGTGAAGATCTTGTACAGGTTCTATGTGATAAGAGTGGGGAGAAGCTCTTGCTACTGGCTGAGGGTTTGCTTAAGAAGCACATTGCCTCTCATAGTATGCATGAGCCAGAAGGTGAATTCACTTTACCATGAATGTCTTTTCTTTGACAAGCTATCGAACTAGTTCAGATTTCTTCAGGTTTTCTTCCACTAATGAAAGTCTGGTTGTTTTCAGCTCTCATGGTGTATATCTCTTTGCTGGAACAACAATCCAAATACAAGGATGCTTTAGAAGTCCTTTCTGGAAATCTGGGCTCTCTTTTGGTGATTGAAGTCGATAAATTACGGATACAGGTAATTTTACAAGGTTGTATTTTAAGTAGGTGCATACATTCTGATATAATGCATGTTCCCTAGTTTGAAGTTGAAATTATAGATAATATGTACTAGCATACAGAGTCTTTTGTTGTATGATCGGTTTCTCACGCAAACTCTCACACTTTAAGCTGACAGGGGAGACTCCTTGCTAGGGCACGTGACTACTCTGCTGCTGTTGATGTCTATAAGAAAATCTTAGAATTGAGGTACCTTGTGAATGCATGAGCATTTCAACTCAGTGTTTTCAGAGTTGGCACTCTTTCCGGATTGATCTTTCGATTGTTTCTGTCAGTATGCTGACATGTTTTTTTTTGTTCGCTTGGCAGTCCAGATGATTGGGAGTGTTTCCTACAATATCTCAGCTGTTTGTTTGAAGATGACAGCATGTGGAAATTCTTTGACGATATTGATCAAATTCATCCAACTAAAAACATAGAATGCAAGTTTTCTCACCTAACAGAAGAAATGGTAATTATAATAACCTCTAGCCGAACTTAAATTCCTAATTCGTGTTCCTTTGCTTTTTAACCTTAACTTCTGGCATATACATTATCTAATTTCTTATCCAACATGCAGTTTGATTCTCGTATATCAAGTGCTTCAGAATTGGTGCAGAAGTTACAGAGAGATACTGAAAATAGTAACTTAAGGGGTCCGCACTTGGCAGAAATTGAAATCGAGAAGAGAAAGTTCTTATATGGAAAGAAGAACGACAGCGAGTTACTAAAATCATTACTCCAATACTTTCTCAAGTAAATCTTTGTGAACTCTTATTGGTTGGTATCTAATGCTTACGCTGACTTGCATACCGCTTTGCATACAGATTTGGTCATTTAGCTTGCTATGCGTCCGACGTTGAAGCATTCCTACAAGTATTACCCCCTCATAAAAAGGCAGAGTTTGTCGGAATGTTAGTGGAAAATGCTGACTCGGTTTCTGCATCAGCAACCACAGTGCTTGGTCAAACAACAACCATACTCAAAGTTCAAGAACTGACTGGAAACATTTTTGAGCTTCCTCTTGGCGGTGTGTTCTCTTTGCTCACATTCCTTCTTCTGAAAATTTTCCATGTTTTCTCCTTATGAAGATTCAGTTTTGAATCTACAAGCTGTGCGACTCTTTTGTGTATACGGCATCTCTCTGTTTTGGTGTACAGTGTAATGCATCATTTTTCCATCATAGTTTCCTGTTGCCTCCCCTATTTGGGTTTCTTATTATTGCAATCTAGTTGCTCTGCATGTGTTCTGCATCGGTTTATAATTCCATCTTTCCTTCCAATATGTAGAGATTGAAGCCTCTGCAGTCAAACTGGCGAAGTTATACTGTCAAAATCTTCCGCTTTCCAAGGACTTGGATCCTCAAGAGAGTATGTTTGGGGAAGAACTTCTATCTTTGATTAACAACATGTTGGTCCAGGTACTTTGGTTGTGTTGCATGCTTCCCCGACACTGTATAACCCCTTGTTATATATATAATTAACCTTGCTGTTGTTTCCAGTTATACTGGCGTACTCGAGATTTTTGCTATCTTGCTGAGGCTATCATGGTTCTTGAGTTGGGCTTGGCCATCCGAGGGTCAGTAACTAACTGCTTTAGCTGCGGAATGTCGATTTGAGTTTCTAACAGTGCCACTTTTGGCATTTCAAAAAGATAATTTTCTCTGACAGGCTTTAACTTGATGATTACCTTTTGTTTTCACAGACATGTCTGGCAGTACAAGATCTTGCTGTTGCACATATATTCATATATTGGTGCTCTTCCGCTTGCATTTGAACGGTATTCATAGCTTTCCTTGTTTTTGTCCTGGAATAGAAAAAAAAAACCTTCTTCGGCTTGTTTTACTGAACCACTTGTTTATCTTATGTTAGGTATAAAGCTCTTGATGTGAAGAACATCTTGACAGAAACGGTTTCACACCATATTCTCCGCCAAATGTTGGAATCTCCCATGTGGGTAGACTTATATAACCTCCTACAAGACTACCTCAAGTTTATGGATGACCATTTGAAAGAGTCTGCAGACCTTACATTTCTTGCTTACCGCCACAGAAATTACTCAAAAGTAAACAATTTGAATTCCTCTCCATTACCATATCTCCCTGTGTACATTTTGTTACTGTCGTGACTTATCTGAATTATCCAATCTCAGGTTATCGAATTTGTCCTATTCAAACAAAGACTGCAGCAGTCAAACCAGTACGAAGCTGCGAGGGTCGAAGCGTCTCTATTGCAATTGAAGCAGAATGCAGATAGCATCGAGGAAGAAGAGGTAACAAATGCAATATCCTTGTCCTGTAAATTACCTTATGTCCATTTATTTGATCCTCTCATAATAATATCTAACTCTGCATGTATTCTTGTTGGGTCTAGCGCGTTCTTGAAAACCTGAAATCTGGAGTTCAGCTTGTGGAGCTCTCGAACGAAATGGGATCAAGGACACTGAGGTTCAATGAAGATATGCAAACACGACCATGGTGGACACCTTGTCCTGAGAAAAACTATCTATTAGGTAAGTATTTCCTTCACTATATTAGTTGTTTATTTTTTTTGTTGTTGTGGTGCTATTCTTAATATCAATCAACAACGTCTGTAGGTTCATTTGAAGATTTTTCTTACTGTCCCAAAGAGAATGTGGTACGTTTGTCTATATCAATACACTTTCTCTTGTACTTGGGACCGATGCAATTTAGTAATGTTTGTAATTGTTACATGTCTATAGAACAAAGATCGTGAAGAAAACGTGAAACGATCCATCCAGAGAAAATCCCTTCTACCTCGGATGGTATACCTCTCTATTCAGTGTTCGGCAACGGCATTAAAGGAGAGTCTTGAAACCAAAGGGTCTGGAGGTGACCTCAAAACCTGCGAAGAACTTAAGTCTTTGCTGGAGGAGTACACCAAAACGTTGGGATCTTCTTTCAGTGACGCTGTAGAGATGATCACAGAGATCTCACAGGGTGCAAGGACTTTTGAGGTTAGCTTATTCTACACCTTCCACCTGCACAATTGTCAACTGGTCTTAATGTTATTGACTTTGTGGGAAAATTCTGCAGACGCTCGGTTCAGATCTTGTTGACTGGTTGAATTTTGCCGTGTTTTGGAATGCTTGGAGCCTGAGTTCCCAAGAGCATTGGCATGTGTTGAACATGCTATTTGAGAGGCTTATTCTGGACAGAATCAAATCAATGGGATCTTCAGAGATGAGTTCTTGCTATTCTGATGTGCAGGTCTTGGTTCAGATCATCACTGAACCGTTGGCGTGGCACAGTCTTATAATTCAAGCTTGCACCCGCTCTTCTCTCCCATCTGGGAAAAAGAAGAAGAAAGCTCAACATTCGGATCATCTACCTTCCTCCCCGATGTCTCAAGCAATCAAAGATTCTATACATTCCTTATGCAGCACAGTACAAGAAGTTTCTAACTGGCTACTGAATAAAATCAACAACCCGGAAGATGATCAAGTGGAGAGATTTTTGACAACTCTGAAGAGGAATGAAGGACCGGGACAGGTTCTTGGGGTTCTAGAGAGTTTCATTGCAACCAGCGAAGAGTCAGAGGTTGGTAGCCGCATCTTTGAATCACTGAAAACATGGAGCAAGGCAGACTCAGCACGTAAAACAGTCACCGCGCAACAGAGAGTCCTCCGTGAGTTTCTCCAGATCTGTGAATCTAAGAGAAAGCTACTGGAAAAGCTCAAACAACAGATGACCCATGTTTGATTGATCCATCTTAAATCATAAGAACACGTTAGAGAGAAACGTCGATGCTTTTTGTTTGGCTATTTCATTCTCATTCATTACAGAACA
It encodes:
- the LOC106318863 gene encoding sorting nexin 2A; this translates as MMGSENADGFEETNLKVPKEEMENLVLNGDGTGDVNGDSSNSAYRSAMSTLSTVHDPLSPLPTVLTPADSDPLTAPSSYIEPPSYADVIFSPFDETSDSEINGGEDSSLSPDSLSRSPSSSSSDYIKITVSNPQKEQETSNSIVGGNTYITYQITTRTNLPDFGVSESSVRRRFRDVVTLADRLAESYRGFCIPPRPDKSVVESQVMQKQEFVEQRRVALEKYLRRLSAHPVIRKSDELKVFLQVQGKLPLPMSTDVASRMLDGAVKLPKQLFGEGGASAVPVHEVVQPARGGRDLLRLFKELRQSVSNDWGGSKPAVVEEDKEFLEKKEKMLDLEQQIINSSQQAESLVKAQQDMGETMGELGLAFIKLTKFENEEAVFNSQRTRATDMKNLATAAVKASRFYRELNSQTVKHLDTLHEYLGMMMAVQVAFADRSSALLTVQTLLSELSSLQARAEKLEAASSKVFGGDKSRIRKIEELKETIKVTEDAKNVAIREYERIKDNNRSEVERLDGERRADFMNMMKGFVVNQVGYAEKISNVWAKAAEETSQYDREKQSS
- the LOC106318864 gene encoding N-alpha-acetyltransferase 25, NatB auxiliary subunit — protein: MASKFGLAGGIPERRVRPIWDAIDSRQFKNALKLLTSLLSKYPKSPYALALKALIHERMGKPDEALTVCLDAKELLYKDDSSLMDDLTLSTLQIVFQRLDHLDLATGCYAHACGRFPNNLELMMGLFNCYVREYSFVKQQLTAIKMYKLAGEERFLLWAVCSIQLQVLCDKSGEKLLLLAEGLLKKHIASHSMHEPEALMVYISLLEQQSKYKDALEVLSGNLGSLLVIEVDKLRIQGRLLARARDYSAAVDVYKKILELSPDDWECFLQYLSCLFEDDSMWKFFDDIDQIHPTKNIECKFSHLTEEMFDSRISSASELVQKLQRDTENSNLRGPHLAEIEIEKRKFLYGKKNDSELLKSLLQYFLKFGHLACYASDVEAFLQVLPPHKKAEFVGMLVENADSVSASATTVLGQTTTILKVQELTGNIFELPLGEIEASAVKLAKLYCQNLPLSKDLDPQESMFGEELLSLINNMLVQLYWRTRDFCYLAEAIMVLELGLAIRGHVWQYKILLLHIYSYIGALPLAFERYKALDVKNILTETVSHHILRQMLESPMWVDLYNLLQDYLKFMDDHLKESADLTFLAYRHRNYSKVIEFVLFKQRLQQSNQYEAARVEASLLQLKQNADSIEEEERVLENLKSGVQLVELSNEMGSRTLRFNEDMQTRPWWTPCPEKNYLLGSFEDFSYCPKENVNKDREENVKRSIQRKSLLPRMVYLSIQCSATALKESLETKGSGGDLKTCEELKSLLEEYTKTLGSSFSDAVEMITEISQGARTFETLGSDLVDWLNFAVFWNAWSLSSQEHWHVLNMLFERLILDRIKSMGSSEMSSCYSDVQVLVQIITEPLAWHSLIIQACTRSSLPSGKKKKKAQHSDHLPSSPMSQAIKDSIHSLCSTVQEVSNWLLNKINNPEDDQVERFLTTLKRNEGPGQVLGVLESFIATSEESEVGSRIFESLKTWSKADSARKTVTAQQRVLREFLQICESKRKLLEKLKQQMTHV
- the LOC106313122 gene encoding 40S ribosomal protein S4-2, which produces MARGLKKHLKRLNAPKHWMLDKLGGAFAPKPSSGPHKSRECLPLVLIIRNRLKYALTYREVISILMQRHIQVDGKVRTDKTYPAGFMDVVSIPKTNENFRLLYDTKGRFRLHSIRDEEAKFKLCKVRTIQVGQKGIPYLNTYDGRTIRYPDPLIKPNDTIKLDLEENKIVDSIKFDVGNVVMVTGGRNRGRVGVIKNREKHKGSFETIHIQDSTGHEFATRLGNVFTLGKGTKPWVSLPKGKGIKLTIIEEARKRLAGQQAA